The sequence CCAGTAAGGTCACGGGAAGAACACCCGTTGATAGGCTCTATGTGGAAGCGCAGTAATGCGTGAAGCAGAGGAGTACTAATAGACCGAGGGCTTGACCAAAACTCAGGCTCTAAACAAAAGCTTGTTTCCAGTTCACAATCACCTGACTTTAAGGTTGAGTGATTTTCTTACCTATGTAGTTCTCAGGGTTCAACCTGAGGATGAATACTTTCCTGGTGTCCATGGCGCAGTGGAACCACTCCGATCCATCTCGAACTCGGCTGTGAAACGCTGCAGCGGCAACGATATTTGGGGGGCAGCCCCCTGAGAAAATAGCTCGATGCCAGGTAAAACATTCATCCCAATCAACTTCATCTTGCTCTTGAAAGAGTTTGTGTAAGTTGACTTAAAAGCCACCCCTAAGGGTGGCTTTTTTGTTGGTTAAGCTTCTTGGGTGGCCTTGGTAATTACAGCGGCTGCGGCTCAGGAACGCAACTCAGGAACGATGCACATGGACGTGTTTCCAGATGCCATCTATTCTCTGCCAAACACGGGTCTCGCAGCAGCTAGCGGTAACGGCTGCTCCGTCGACCATCTTCTGGGTGAGACGGGTGTAGCTCAATACGGCGGCGTCGGGACTGATCCAGCGAATATGTGGTCTGGCCATGCTCACCTGTATTGGGGCTGGAGGGCCGCTCGGCGCTGCTGCTGGTAAGTCGAAATAGAATTGATGGAAGGCAAGGCCCTCTGCGAGGACCCCATTGGTCT is a genomic window of Cyanobium sp. Tous-M-B4 containing:
- a CDS encoding DUF4440 domain-containing protein — its product is MNQGNQDIDAKAGAAQTNEKQLICLNQTLLESVVNGDWLTYANHCSADLTCFEAETNGVLAEGLAFHQFYFDLPAAAPSGPPAPIQVSMARPHIRWISPDAAVLSYTRLTQKMVDGAAVTASCCETRVWQRIDGIWKHVHVHRS